The bacterium region CAAATTTCAGCGCCCATCCCTTTTGTCCACCCATGCGTGCGACCCCCGCCCGATGCTCGTCTCCGTACTGGTAATGATGCCCCAAAGACGACATGGCCGGACCGGGGTGGGGGATTGTGGTGCCCCAACCGTGTAAGTGGAAAATGGAGTCCCGTTGGGAACGTGCAGGGTGCCGCCGCCCGTCGGGTTGGCAGGCAGGGACGATTCAGCGTCGGGAGCTTACGTCACCGGGACGCTTGCCTGCGGCGGAGAATGGTGACGGCGAGGATCGTGCCGGCGGAGAGCAGCGCCGCGCTGCCCACAAAGGGCGCCTGAGGCCCCAAAGCATCGTAGAGGATCCCGCCGAGCAGCGGCCCGATGACCAACCCGGCCCCCTGTGCGGTCTCCGATGCCCCCATCACCATACCGGTGCTCCCCGGGGGAGCGGCTTCACTCATTAGCGCAAGCCACGCGGGGGAGGAAATCGCGTAGCTCGCTCCCAACAGGAGTGCCGCCACGGCAAGCAACGGGAGGTTTCCCTTCCCCGCCAAGGGCAACAGCCACATTCCGCAGCTGGCGGCGACCATCCCCCATCCGACGCTGCGGGACCGGCCCGTCCGATCGGCCAGCCGGCCCGCCGGGACAGAGGCGAGCGCGACCGCCAGCACGATGATCAGGAACAGCGTTCCAATCCACTGATCGCTGAGCTGCACCACCTCGTGCGCGTAGATCACGAGGATGGGGGCGAGGAGCCCCACGCCGAACATCTGGATGAATGCCACGAGGAGCATCGGCAGCAGCCAGGGGGAGCCGCGGACGCCCTGGATGAAGCCGATCGCCGACGTTTCGGCGGCCCCCTGATAGGCGGTCGAGGGGGCGCCGGGATCGCGATAAACGACGATCGCCAGTACGGCCGCGATCAGCAACAGCGCGCTAGCAAGGTAGAA contains the following coding sequences:
- a CDS encoding MFS transporter, with protein sequence MGGRWYGIDRTLIRVAAVVGIAELGFATVIPLLPLFLKERLGASATLVGVVVATFAAVETVFKTTWGSLADRIGRRPVIVGGLLLSSVAPLLMTLLRHPWLFVPLRLVDGMGSAALWPVAAATMLDRAGGERRATAMGTLNMFFLSGLALGPALGLFVAGFLGGYTFGFYLASALLLIAAVLAIVVYRDPGAPSTAYQGAAETSAIGFIQGVRGSPWLLPMLLVAFIQMFGVGLLAPILVIYAHEVVQLSDQWIGTLFLIIVLAVALASVPAGRLADRTGRSRSVGWGMVAASCGMWLLPLAGKGNLPLLAVAALLLGASYAISSPAWLALMSEAAPPGSTGMVMGASETAQGAGLVIGPLLGGILYDALGPQAPFVGSAALLSAGTILAVTILRRRQASR